The genomic region GTCGATAGTACTACCGAGCACTTCGATTGAATCAAAATCGTATACTTTACAGATAAGCGAATGGCCGCCCGATACCAAAAGACCGAGGTAGGGATAAGGAATGTCCTGCTCAAGATGCGCTGCGTACAGGTGCCCGAGCATGTGGTTTACGGCAATAAACGGTTTATTGCATGCCCATGCGAGGGTTTTCGCAAAGGTCAGCCCTACCAGCAGCGACCCCATCAGCCCGGGCCGATTGGTAACGGCGATACCGTCTATCGATTGCAACGTTTCACCCGCTTCCTGCAAAGCAGTTTTGACAACCGGCAATATCCATTCGGTGTGCTTGCGGCTCGCAATCTCAGGCACGACACCCTTATACGCTTCGTGAAATGGTATTTGAGTCGCCACCACAGAGCTGATGATTTTATGTCCGTCCTCCACGACGGCGGCTGCCGTTTCATCGCAGGAGCTTTCTATTCCAAGTATCTTCATTCTGTTGTTCCTATTGTTCCATGATTGACTTTGGACATTCTCTTTTAGTTGCCGAAGTTAACTGTCCCTTTTTGTGCAACTTGAGCAATTGCCGAAAGTGAAAATCCGTCTTCGATAAGTGCAGGATACATCTCGGTTAAAAGCTCTGCAAGCTCAACCGTAAAGACATGGCCGATCATGATGGCAGAGCCTTTCTGTCTCGCAATGCTCAACCCTTTTTTAATTTGCGTTTCCATTGCAGCGCGGCTTTTATCGTTATCAATAAAAATTGCCCGTTCCCAGACAGCCATATTTTTCTCCTTTGCAACCTTCGCAACGACTGACCGAGCGGTTGTCCGCGAATCCAAAAAGAATATATGTTTTTCCGCTACGACATCCAAAACCGCGCTCATCGCTGCCTCGTCCGCCGTCATCAGTGAGCCTTCGTGATTATTCATCCCGGCTACCGGCCAAATTTCTTCGAGATTTTTTCTGACGATATTTTTGATTTGCTCCGCAGAAAGTCCCGGCGTCACCGCCCCCAGTCCCGGATTAATATGCAGATCAACCGATTGCATCGGCTGGTGCAAAATAACCTGTTTTCCGGCTTTACGTATCCGCCGCGCCGACTCGCTAGAGTACCGCAATCCGGGTAAAACTGCAATAGTACAGGGGAATGGCAGCCGTAAAAAGTACTCGAGCTGGTCGAGATTGTGCCCTGCATCGTCAAACACGAAGGTGAGGTTCCCTGCATAAGGGGCAGGCTTGCGCGGCTTTTCCGGTTTTGCAGCAGGCTGCACCGGCTGCACTTTTTGCACGGTTTTTTTCTTATCGGGTACGGCAGGTTTTTCCGGTACACTGTTTTTCTTCGATGCGGTATTTTTTTTATCAGATGCAACGGATTTTTCCGATACGGTATTCTTTTGCGGAGCCGGATGGACTGCCGGCTTTTCTTTCTGCGCAGTACCTTTCTGTGCAGCAGAAGCGGTGCGGGATGCAGGCACAGCGGCAGGCGAATGGGGAGCCGGTTGTGCAGCCGGTGTTGTTTTTTTTACAGCAGGCGCTTTCTCCTGTGATGACTCCGTTTTTTGCTGCGCTGTCGGTGTATTTTGCCGTTTTTGCTGCACCGCGGAATCGGTATGCGGCTGTGTTTGTGCAGCAACCTGCGACACGGTAACCGGCGGTGAAGGTTCTTGTGCTGCCGTAAGCGGTTCATTCCGTTTTTGTTCAGTTGACGGTATTTCCTTTTCAACCGGAGTTTGCGCTTGAACCGGTTCGGATTTTAATGAATTTTTAAGATTAGGCACTAATTTTAACACTAAAACAAGATTAAAACCCAAAAGCAGAACGCACAATATCACCAATGCGGCAATAATATTCCCTCTCGAACGCTTCTTTCGGGCGGTTGAACTGCGCGGCTTTTTCTTTGTTGTTGTACTGCTGCGGCTCTTGGTTTTTGACTGCCCCTTCGCCGCTGTTTTTTTAGGTGTCGTTTTTTTGCTTGTTTTTACTTTATCTTCTTTTTCGGACATAGGCGAAAGCATAAAAACAGCGCGGCTTAATGTCAAGCGGCATTTATAATGGTAGCCCCTATCGGAAAACCTCTAAAAACCGCAAGCCTATCAGCTTGTTCTGTAAGGAAATCATTTACCGTATATGCTAATAAATCTCTATGCTTTAAGATAGAGCCGTTTTAATGAAAAGATATAATAAAAGTATGATAGGGATAGAAATAAAATAGAGAAAATAATCGGGCAAGCCGGATTTGAACCGGCGACCCCAAGTCCCCCAGACTTGTACGCTAACCAACTGCGCTATTGCCCGTTTTGTTTCAATGACAGAAAGAGATATTATCGATAAAATTCCGTTATGTCAATACGCAGTGTTGCATCATACGTCACATTCTGTCCCGAAGCAATCGATAGAATGTTCAAAGAATAATGTAACCATCGATTGACTTTTACCGTATTCTGTATATACTAGACATATTCGATAACTTCGTTGTCGAACAAGTTTGCTAATATACTTGTGAGGTTATACTATGAAAAAATATATTGTAGGAATGTTAATTATTATTATCGGTTTACTCGTTCTGTTTGCTCCCTTCGGATATGCCCATGTCTGTTTTCCGAAAGCTGACGGCGGTTTTATGAAGTGCCATTGGATGGGCGAGGCTGTCCGAATGCTCGGCGGTTTAATTGCTGCATTAGGCGTCGTATTCTTACTGTTCAAGAGTTCCCGCATCGGTATCGCATTTTCCAATATCGGGCTCGGTGTTTGTCTGATATTATTGCAAACGGTTGTTATCGGTACATGTAAGACTGCAACTATGCATTGTAATGTTTATACCAAACCTGTCATTTTACTGTTGGCAATCATACTGATAGCCATTGATGTCGGGTATCTGTTCGTTAACAGAAGACGATAAATTTTACCATTGGATTATTACGGTATGTTATTGCAAACAAAACAACTTTCCAGAACGTTTACCAGAAGCGGTTTCGATTTTTTTGCCGTTAAGGAGGCCGATTTCACTATCGATTCTTCCGATTTTGTCTTTATTGTCGGCCGCTCCGGTTCGGGGAAAACGACACTGCTTAATCTGCTTTCGGGAATTTTAGAGCCGACTTCAGGTACGGTTCTTTTTGAAGATAAAGATATTACGCTGATGAGTGATACCGAAAAAAGCTATTACCGTAATGAGTCTATAGGATTTGTTCCGCAATCACTCGGCGCCTTGCCGAATCTGTCGGTACTGGATAATGTGCGCGTCCCGTTTTTTTTATTTAGCAGGGACGGCGATACCGAAGGGAGGGCGCTCAGTTTGTTGGAAGTGATGGGAATAGCACATCTAAAAGATGAAATGCCGAAAAATCTTTCGGGCGGAGAATCAAAGCGGATGCTTATCGCGCGTGCATTGATGAATGCGCCCAAGTTGCTCATCGCCGACGAACCGACGGCAAACCTCGATGCGGAAACGGCAGCTGGTGTCATGCAGGCGGTAAAAGATGTAAACAAGCTCGGAACTGCCGTGCTGATTGTAACGCATGATTCCACTATCTTGGATCCGCACTGTACAACCTACCGCATGGATGCCGGAACCCTTTCAAAAGTCTAGGTCTTCCATAATATTGCTTTCTTATGTGTCTTATGCTATAAATTAAGACTAAATGATAGTCTGTATACATAGACGCCTTATCAGCAAAATTGATAACAAGTGTTTTTATAAATGATTACAGCAGTATTGTCAGCTGCCCTTCCGATTAAAAACACATCGGTCAGGAAAAAATTCGATTCTTTGTAAAAATTTCTAAAAAAAGTGATTTTCAGCAGTTTTTTTAAGCCAAAATCGCAACAAAGACATATAACAAAGATAAGAAGTAATGCGACGGGGCAAGACGTGCCGGAAGCAAAAACACTTTTGCAGAACGTCATTGGTAATGTTCTAACGGTACCAGCCGAGCGCACATAATTATGGAGGCACAAAAATGGCAAAAACAAAATCGGAAATAAATCAGGTAACCAATATTACCGATGCTGATGAAAAGCTCAAAGCGTTGGAGGCTGCGCGTCTGCAAATTGAAAAACAATTCGGACAAGGGTCGATCATGAAGCTCGGTTCAAAGACCGAGACGAGCGGTATCGAAGTAATCCCGTCAGGGAGTATCTTGCTTGACGAAGCGCTCGGTATCGGCGGCTATCCGCGCGGCAGAATTATCGAAATATTCGGTCCGGAGTCATCGGGAAAAACCACGCTTGCGCTCCATGTTGTTGCAGAAGCGCAAAAACGGGGCGGTATTGCAGCGTTTGTGGATGCCGAACATGCCCTTGACCCGCAGTATGCGCAAAAACTCGGTGTCAATATCGATGAGTTGTGGGTCGCCCAGCCCGATGCGGGAGAGCAGGCGTTGGAAATCACCGAAAACCTCGTCCGATCGGGTGCGGTGGATGTCATCGTCGTGGACTCGGTAGCAGCCCTTACGCCGCAAGCGGAAATTGACGGTGAAATGGGCGATTCACACATGGGATTACAGGCTCGTTTAATGAGTCAGGCGTTGCGGAAGCTGACGGCAATTATCTCACGGTCAAAATGTATTCTCATCTTTATCAACCAAATCCGTATGAAAATCGGTATTGCGTACGGTAATCCTGAAACCACCACCGGCGGTAATGCGCTCAAATTCTATTCCTCGGTACGTATCGAAGTCCGCAAAGGCGAAGTGCTCGGCAAGGATGAGGATGAAGCATGGGGAAACAAGGTGCGCATCAAAGTTGTCAAGAATAAGGTCGCGCCGCCGTTCCGAAAGGTTGAGCTGGAAATCCTGTTCGGCAAGGGAATTTCTCCCTACGGCAGCTTGCTGGACTGCGCGGTAAAATACGAATTGATAGACAAAAAAGGTGCATGGTACTCGTATAAAGAAGATAAGATTGGACAAGGGCATGACAACGCCGTAAAATTCTTGGAAGACAATCCCGATGTTGCAATCGATCTTGAAAAGACCTTGCGCGCACAGCTGTTCCCCAACCAAAAATATGTGTCAAGTTTTGTAAAAATCGATCAAGCCGCCGATTCCGGAACTGCGGGCAAAACGCCGTCCGGTTCCGGCACCGGCGAAGCGGCTGCGGCAAAGGCGGCGGGTTCCGTAAAACCGGAAGTGGCAAGAACTGATAAAGAAGCTGATGCTCAGGCCGCTCCGGCAGGGAAAAAATCCATGCTCGAAAAAGCAGCTCTCGCTAGCGGCAAAACTGAAAGCTTGAATGCCGATTCTGCAGCAGTATCCGCTACGCATAAATCAAAGCCGGGCAGCACTTTTGACGGCGACAACGAGCTCTTTTAAACAGCCTGATATCACAGGGTAATCGCATCAGACTGTTTTGCTGTATTTCCCGCAGAATAATGAGGCCGTTCGACCAGAGTTGAACCTCTTTGCGGTTCAAATGGTCTCACAGCCTCATTATTCTGCGATTCTTATGTATAGGTTCTGATACGATTACCCTGCTGCAGAAAAAGATGTGTGAAATTTTAGGAAAATTTCACACAAAAGGAAAACAATCGCATCAGACTGTTTGAGGGTTACGCTGATGTGTCGGGCAGTATCTTAGTCCATGCGGGAAGCAGCGTTTGCGGCTCCTTCCGCTCGGTGATGAGTGCGGTAAAAAGCGGTTCCAGCTGAGGCAGCGCCGCATCCAGCAGGGTAAATTCTTCTTGAGAAAAAGGAGACAGCACATAGCCTGCGATATCGGGATGATCGGCGCTGCTGCTTTTTTTCCCGCCGGGACGCCCGATACCGATCCTGAGCCGCCAAAAGTCCGGCGTACCCAGCGCAGCCTTTATTGAGCGAAGCCCATTGTGTCCGCCGAGCCCTCCCGACCACTTGAGACTCAAGGCGGCAGGCGGCAGTTCGAGTTCGTCATGCACGACAAGTATTTCCGCCGGAGGAATTTTAAAGAACTGGGCAGCTTCTTCCACCGCTTCCCCCGATAGGTTCATATAGGTTTCAGGCTTTAAAGCATGGACAGCCTGTCCCCCGCTCACTGTCGCCGGAAACCGCCCGTACAGTCCGCGGAACTTATGCTGCCACGAAATTCCCCCGCAAATAGATAAACGATCCGC from Treponema vincentii harbors:
- a CDS encoding divergent polysaccharide deacetylase family protein, whose amino-acid sequence is MSEKEDKVKTSKKTTPKKTAAKGQSKTKSRSSTTTKKKPRSSTARKKRSRGNIIAALVILCVLLLGFNLVLVLKLVPNLKNSLKSEPVQAQTPVEKEIPSTEQKRNEPLTAAQEPSPPVTVSQVAAQTQPHTDSAVQQKRQNTPTAQQKTESSQEKAPAVKKTTPAAQPAPHSPAAVPASRTASAAQKGTAQKEKPAVHPAPQKNTVSEKSVASDKKNTASKKNSVPEKPAVPDKKKTVQKVQPVQPAAKPEKPRKPAPYAGNLTFVFDDAGHNLDQLEYFLRLPFPCTIAVLPGLRYSSESARRIRKAGKQVILHQPMQSVDLHINPGLGAVTPGLSAEQIKNIVRKNLEEIWPVAGMNNHEGSLMTADEAAMSAVLDVVAEKHIFFLDSRTTARSVVAKVAKEKNMAVWERAIFIDNDKSRAAMETQIKKGLSIARQKGSAIMIGHVFTVELAELLTEMYPALIEDGFSLSAIAQVAQKGTVNFGN
- a CDS encoding DUF4418 family protein → MKKYIVGMLIIIIGLLVLFAPFGYAHVCFPKADGGFMKCHWMGEAVRMLGGLIAALGVVFLLFKSSRIGIAFSNIGLGVCLILLQTVVIGTCKTATMHCNVYTKPVILLLAIILIAIDVGYLFVNRRR
- a CDS encoding ABC transporter ATP-binding protein, with amino-acid sequence MLLQTKQLSRTFTRSGFDFFAVKEADFTIDSSDFVFIVGRSGSGKTTLLNLLSGILEPTSGTVLFEDKDITLMSDTEKSYYRNESIGFVPQSLGALPNLSVLDNVRVPFFLFSRDGDTEGRALSLLEVMGIAHLKDEMPKNLSGGESKRMLIARALMNAPKLLIADEPTANLDAETAAGVMQAVKDVNKLGTAVLIVTHDSTILDPHCTTYRMDAGTLSKV
- the recA gene encoding recombinase RecA, whose amino-acid sequence is MAKTKSEINQVTNITDADEKLKALEAARLQIEKQFGQGSIMKLGSKTETSGIEVIPSGSILLDEALGIGGYPRGRIIEIFGPESSGKTTLALHVVAEAQKRGGIAAFVDAEHALDPQYAQKLGVNIDELWVAQPDAGEQALEITENLVRSGAVDVIVVDSVAALTPQAEIDGEMGDSHMGLQARLMSQALRKLTAIISRSKCILIFINQIRMKIGIAYGNPETTTGGNALKFYSSVRIEVRKGEVLGKDEDEAWGNKVRIKVVKNKVAPPFRKVELEILFGKGISPYGSLLDCAVKYELIDKKGAWYSYKEDKIGQGHDNAVKFLEDNPDVAIDLEKTLRAQLFPNQKYVSSFVKIDQAADSGTAGKTPSGSGTGEAAAAKAAGSVKPEVARTDKEADAQAAPAGKKSMLEKAALASGKTESLNADSAAVSATHKSKPGSTFDGDNELF
- the pth gene encoding aminoacyl-tRNA hydrolase → MISLIAFLGNVGREYERTRHNAAWIAADRLSICGGISWQHKFRGLYGRFPATVSGGQAVHALKPETYMNLSGEAVEEAAQFFKIPPAEILVVHDELELPPAALSLKWSGGLGGHNGLRSIKAALGTPDFWRLRIGIGRPGGKKSSSADHPDIAGYVLSPFSQEEFTLLDAALPQLEPLFTALITERKEPQTLLPAWTKILPDTSA